The nucleotide sequence GACTGCAATAAATGGGGTGCACTCGCAGTTCTAAATTCAACCCATAGCCAATTAATGAGAGACTTTCTTGGAGAGCATTTAATTTCGCTTTAGGTGCCCTCCTTAAATTGTAGTGAAAATGCTCATATTTGGTGATTGGAGTTTCATGGATTTCATAATTTACATAATTACAACCATGTCTTACGAGCCCTTCTTTTCATACCTTCTGTTATTTTCTAAAACTATCAATGCCACTTATTTTCTAAGGAGTTTTAAAATACTATCTCTTAAGTTTCTCAGCTTTGGAGTTGCCTGACAAAACCCATTAGATCCTGGGTCTGGACTAGTTAATACTACTGAAGTGAGTATGACTATTCATGGTTCCAGCAACTTAAAGTTCAGATAACTTAACATGGCAATTCAAGTGACTTGGTaacttaacatttaaaattcctGTTTCCAGGTAAATACTTAATCATGCAGGATGTTCCCTGTTGCTTTTCTCATCTTTCCAGGGCTAAGACTTCTCCATCCTGTCATTGATGGAGGAGGGTCTGGTGTGAATATCATCTTTATGCTGAGGCTTAGCTGGACCTGCCTGTTCTTTGAAATCTGCCTCTACTCCCATTGCGTCCGCTGAGGAAGTGTGCCCCTTATGGTCTCTAGTCACCAAATCCTTTGCACTTTCTTAGCCAACAATACAAGCCCATTCAAATTCCCCAAATGCTCATAACTAACCTCCACGCCTCTGTCTACTAAACATGGGGAAATGTGTGGCTGCTCTTGCACTCTCTCCTGGGGCTGTGAGAGATTGAGAGTAGGGTGGCTGGAGGATAGGACAGGCCATTTCAGAAATGCCTTTGGCAACACTTAAccttaggaaaataaaaagaaacctgtggggcacttgggtggctcagggttaagcctctgccttcagctcaggccatgaccctgaggtcctggggctgagctccacatggggttcactgctcagcggggagcatgcttttctctctccctctgcccctcccatgctcttgctctctctctcttgaataaataaatatttttttaaaaaggggggacagggagggactAAATATACCTGGGACTCTATACCATAAGCTTACATTGTACATAAACATAAtgacagaataaatgaaaaaaggctttaaaaaaagggtgggggggacaggGAAACCTTGTATATAATAAAGTCAGGGGCCAGAAGGGGAGCTCTTATGCCCTACCACTTGTTGACAATTGCAACCATAACAGTAAGAATCATATCTTACTGGTCCATACTACTTTAGCTGCTTTATCAccccagcaggaggaagaaggTTTTCTTCTTGCCCAGCAACTACCAGCCAATGAGAAACAGCTACAACTCAGCCAGTGAAAAGCCCCCATACTTCAAACTCTCAGTTTACTCCAATGGACTTTTGTTTGTAACAGCCCTTCCCAATTCCCCCTTTCCTATATGAAAGaaccttcctttcctttgttctttgaaCTTGCCTATAGTTTTGCTATAGCTTGCATGTTCTGATTTACAATTCTTTGTTATTCctgaataaatcctttttttttccttgtaaaataactgatggttttatttttaaagttaacacTCTGTACTACTTTTCTACTCTCTTGGCTGCCCTGTGATGAAAGAAGCCCTCAAAGGATTTCTTGTCTGGGTTTCAGTTTTCAATTTGGGAGCTAGTCCTCCCCACTCTCAGATGTCTGTCTTTTCCAGGAGGATGGTCTCTACCAACTGGAGGGGTAATTGTGTGACTCCTTGAGAGATCCTGCACTGGCTATATACTCTCTAAATATTCTCCAAGATCCTTAAACCCAGCTCAGGAAACATTCTTATTGCTTGTGTGGTGGAGAAATGGCTTATGCATCATCATATGTTTTTCCTCCTTATGTTTTATGTTATAAACTCTATGCACTTAGTGCTCCAGGATTTGCCTTTGAAGAGCtaatattttccctcttttttaataCCATTGTATCTTCCCCTCTCAAGAGACTATTTTGAAATTCAAAGTGAAGAATTTGACTTGCTGAATTCAGCTCTTGCTAGGTTCTTTGGTACTTTTCTCTCTCTAGGATAAAAGCCTTAGCCTAAAGATCTAATTTTAATGGTGGAAATGTTGTAGGGTAAAAAAGAAATGCCAAGAAGTAAGAATACATCTGtcaatagtttaaaatattttatagctaCTTATATGATATGAACTGAATGACTTAGGTGGTCTAgtaaaaaattttcctctttgggGAGGAATTGGAAAGAATATAGGCACATGTCTAAAGACATTAACTTTAAATGGTTTTTGAAATTTACCATAAGAGgcagatttttctctcccttttggcTTTGAAAATATTCCTTATGTCACCCTCTTCTTTTTCATGATCCTCCATAACCTGGGAGGGTTAGCTGGCAAAATTCCATACAGTAAGCAAGAGTTACTGTCATTTAAGAGCCTCATACTATCTCCTTGGGGAAAGACAAAACCCTGTGGCTAAAAATGTCAAGTCTGGGATCTTAAAGTTCTACCAGAGAAGCTGTGGGGAATGTTAGTCTCTTGGTGGGGAATAGGTTGGATCTCTGGAATGTCTTTTTCCCAGTTTGTTAATGTCTATGATTTAAGGAaaacaaaccttaaaaagaaCGCAGAAAGTACAATTTTTAGAGAACAGAGGTGAACACTAGTTactttaacattttgaaaaacatttttatgaatttttcataAACACTGCAACTGATGACATAATTATCACATTCAAAGGAATCAATGCTTATCTTATCATGGATTTAAGTCCCTAATTGGGAAGAGGCCAAAATTCCCAGATTTCTGAGTTCATGATAGTAAACttgtatttctttcaaaatattcacAGAATGCTCATGACAAATGCAGTGCAAATGGAGATGTTTTATTCCCAACATGGACAGTTGAAATGAAACTCCTTTATGTGAGTATCAGCACACCGGTATACACTCCATTGAAAAAGGAATCTTGACTAACtgacatatgtatgtattatgtttCCATCTGTaagaatgtgtatgtatatgcatgcgtacctaaaactttatatatacacataatttttcAACATTGAAAGGTATTTTTACCCACTAGAAAGAGTTTGATATTTCAATCTTTCGAATGATCATTTTACATCACGGACTAGTGGTTAAGAGTGTGGGTGCTGGACTTTGATTGTCCAGCTAAAATCATTaattagttgtgtgaccttgggcaaggtacTGAACCTTTTCGTATAGCAATAACCTCATCTCTAAAACGGCAGCCATAACTGCATCTGCCCCATGAAGTGGTTGTGGGGATTAAGTAAATTAGAACATGGCACTGTATAAAGTACAAAATAGATGTGAACATTCAGTAATATTACTGGTATATGCAAGGCCCGTGCTAGCTGCTTTGGGGGATAAAAGAGACAGTCCTCACCCTTATATGGCTTACTATCTAGTGGGGAACTCAAGCTATGTTCTTATATACAGTTAAATATTCATACCTGAGAAGAAAATCAACTGTTCAGTTCAGCTGCATGGACCAAACTCTTAAATATAGAAGCCATAAGGGCTGGTGACCTGGACCAGAGGAATATCTTTATAGAAAATGTTAGTCTTAGTCTCACATTTGTTTCCCTTCACCtgatgcttctctctctgacatgaTGAAAACAGGCTCAAGGCACATTGTATAATATACACCGTTTGCAGTGGCCCCGCCTACGTCAGTGAGGCAGGGGTTTAAGGGTGGGGCTGGTGAGCAGTCCATGACGCAGCTGCTGATGCTGGATTAAGGCTCTTGACAACAGAGGCTGGTTAAGCTGAGAGTGCTCTGAGAAGCGGGCTAGCCCACCAATTTCTGTTTGCAGAGGAACAGTGACTGCTTCGGTggatttttaagggttttttcttttttttctgagatttacAGACAATCTCTGTGAGATTAAAGACAGAACTGCTTCCTGTGGTCTGGGATGTTCATGGAAGGCCTTGGGAAGAAGTGGTTATGAAAGggctttcaacaaaaatttaaggTAATCTTTGGATTAATCCCCTTTCAATCAAATATTAATTcccctaatttaattttttataaggaggaatgcatttatttatttttaattttaagtaggtcccaagcccaatgtggggcctgagatcaaaagtcatatgctctaccaactgagccaacaaggCATACCATCtcctaacttaattttttaaatttatcactcTAGATTTTCCCCTACATCCTGTCCCTGACTGGTGCTCATTTCAAAAGATAATTCTCTAAGTTATGAGTTTAACAAGTTTTCATATGTTGATCTGAGTATATAACCTTCATATAAAATTGCTTCTGTGGGGAAAACAGGTATTCTGAATTCCAGACAATCAATTTAcaaacccatttttattttattttatttttttattttatttatttgacagagagaaatcacactaggcagagaggcaggcagagagagaggaggaagcgggctccctgcggagcagagagcccgatgtggggctcgatcccaggaccctgggatcatgacctgagctgaaggcagaggctttaacccactgagccacccaggcgcccccaaacccatttttaaaaacgcTACGTTGTTGGttctttcattcaacaattaAGGAGGAGTGCTTTTCATTAGTATCAGAGGCTGGTTGGCCCATATGAACAAAAGATACCTACTCTCATGGAGTTGACATTCTGGAGAGGAGATACAGCTAAACAATACACAGAATTAAGAATTGGGATAGTGTGTTGGAACGCAGTAAGTGCTAAGGGATAACGAAAAAATAGCGCAGGGTAAGAGGGATGGGATGGGTGGCAATTTTAAATAGGATGGTCACTGTGAGGGTTACACTTAAGCAAAGTGTGAAGGGAGTCAGCCAAGATGACCAACCCCAAGTGGGGCTAGAGTGTttaaggcagaaggaagagccagtgcaaaggccctgaagcaGGAGCTTGCCTAGTGAGTCTGAAGAATAGCTAAGAGACCAGTATAGTTGGAAGAGGATGGGAGAGACTAGgtgatgaggtcagagaggtaagTGGCAGGAGGGAACTTGCTAGATCATAGAGAGCCTCGTAGGACTATAGAAGTTTTGAGAAAGTCAGTGGTCACTTGATTGGGCAGACTTAAAGCACAGCCCGCGTGtatcaaaataatttctcttctccccagtgTCTTATACTTCAACTTTAATGTAGATACAAATAAACTGAGATCTTGCTAAAATTCAAATTCTGGTTTGGTAGTTCTGCAGCAGGGCCTGAAATTCGCCATTTTTAACAAGGTTCCAGGTCATGCCAGGCTGCTGGTCTATAGCCACACACTGACAAGTAAGAGTAAAGAGGTGTTGAGTTCCCAGGGTCTCTGGAACTTACCTCTCCATTAGCTGGGTACAAGGGCTTTCTTGTTCCTCGTGAGTCTGAAAGGAAaaccttaaaatgtttttgttcacTTTCCTCTTGGTCATGGTCTTACCACTGGTCTCACCATTTCAAGGTCCTATCACTTGGCTAGTAAGAGCACGGTCTAGAACTCCCTCCAGGAACAAGAGATAGGTTGTCTGGCTGTTTCCATGCAGGATCTAAGAAGTTTCTAGGGCCTCCTCTCTGCCACTATGGAGGCTCTGACCACATTCCTATCTTTCTTACTCCAATTACAGTTCTGACTTGTGGCCTTCACTCCTGGTCCTATATACCTTGAGTGAAAGACCAGCTCTGTAAACTAGGCTTGAGGCAGCTTAGAGGATGTGGGTTATGCTCCTAGGTAGAAGAGAGAATACCCTGCAAGGCTGGCCTTCTGCGGAGCAGGCCTGGGAGGACTAGCTACTTGTGAATATAaagcaaagtcaagagccagatAGGCCTGGGTTTGAACTGTGCTCTGTCCCTTACTGTGTAATATCAGGAATACTCCTTGGGGTCCTGGAGCCACAGTTCTCTCATCCGGAAAGTGGGAACACCACCACCACTTCCCTCATTTATCGAGAGGATGCATACACAGCATGGAGTCAGGTACCTGGTTCATACTGCTGCTCACAAAATActggttattatttttataatcactaGTAACATCCCACCACCTATCAAATCGCTTTGTGGCCTGGCCCGACGGTACCCACCTTTACATTCTCTGGAGCTCAGGCACCGTGGCAAACCCCTCAGCAAAGGctttcaaagagaaaacagaggggcCAATGGCAGTTTCCTCTTGGCAAATGTCACTAGAGATAATCAAGAAACGGAAGATGTTTAGTTTAGAAAGGAGATgatggggagggagatggggatggACGTGATGGCTGTCGTCATATTGTCTTGTGTGAGAGTGATCAGAAGTGCTCTACGAGACCCAGCGGGCACGCTACGACCCACCGGAAGCAACGAAAGGAAAGCACACCCGCCTCTAACAGACAAAGCGAGGCAGGGTGCGATGGAGGAGGGGGTGTCTGGGAGGGTCGGCTCCTGCGCAGCTGCGGCCGCGGAGCCAATCGCCGCGCGCAGCCCGTCCTCGCGCGACGGTACAGTCGTACAGCCGTGACGTCGACGGTTGCCATGGAGAGGCCCGCTCGCTGGGGACCGCGCGCTGGCGCCAGGGGCGGCGGGGTCGGAGCGTGGCTTTGAAGACGCTTCCGCTACCACCATGAGCGGCCGAAGTCGGGGTAGAAAGTCTTCCCGCGCCAAAAGCCGGGGCAAAGGCCGCGGCAAGGCCCGAGTCCGCGCTGCTCCTGCCGACGCCCCCCGCGACCCGGACCCGCCACAGTGCCAGAGGCTCGGGGAGGAAACCCAGGCGGCACAGGTGCAGGCTGGCGCGGGTTGGGGTGGCCTGGAAACCGCTGCGCCCGCGCCGTCCCCTCAGCCCGGGGAGGACGCTGCCTGCCGGCTCCCCCTGGATTGTGGCCTCGCGCTCCGGGCCCGAGCTGCGGGAGATCGCGGGCAGGCCGCGACTAGGTCCGGCCCGGGGAAGGCCACATCCCTCTCGGAGCGCCTAGCAACAGACACTGTCTTCGTGGGAACCGTGGGAACCGTGGGAAGGCCGAAAAATGGCCCCCGCGTTGGAAATCGGCGTGGCCCTGCCGGGAAGAAGGCCCCAGAAACCTGTAGCACGGCGGGGAGGGGGCCTCAGGCCATAGCCGGTGGGAAGCTGAAGAAGGGGGCCACAGGCGAGAATGTCTCCGTCCCTGTGGTAGAGGAAAAGAAGGTGGAGAAGGATGCAGGGTCAGGGCCCCTGGCGACAGATGGCAGCATGGATACGCTGGAGACCGTCCAGCTGAAGCTGGAGACCATGAACGCCCAGGCAGACAGGGCCTACCTTCGGCTCTCGCGGAAGTTTGGGCAGTTGCGACTGCACCACTTAGAGCGCAGGAACCTCCTCATCCAGAATATCCCGGGCTTCTGGGGGCAAGCTTTTCAGAACCACCCCCAGCTATCATCCTTTCTGAACAACCAAGATAAAGAGGTTCTCAGCTACCTGAACAGCCTGGAAGTGGAAGAGCTTGGCCTTGCCAGACTGGGCTACAAAATCAAGTTCTACTTTGGGCGCAACCCCTATTTCCAAAATAAGGTGCTCATCAAGGAATATGGGTGTGGGCCTTCGGGTCAGGTGGTGTCTCGTTCTACTCCAATCCAGTGGCTCCCAGGGCATGATCTCCAGTCCTTAAGCCAGGGGAACCCCGACAACAGCCGTAGCTTCTTTGGGTGGTTTTCAAACCACAGCTCCATTGAGTCTGACAAGATTGTGGAGATAATCAACGAAGAACTGTGGCCCAATCCCCTGCAGTACTACCTTATGAGTGAAGGGGCCCgtgtggagaaaggaaaggaaggcaggcaaGGTCCAGCAAGGCAGCCAGTGGAGACCCCAGAGCCTGGGACAAACAAGTCCAACTGACCCCGCACTGGCCTCCCTACTACCTCCTATTGGACCTGTGCCTAGCTAACCACACGTGTTTGGCTGTCTGCCTTCTTTTCATATTGGCCTCTGTACTCTATTCCCTTTGGACTTCAGTTACAAGAATATGGTATCTATGATCATGTTCTTTTGCCTCCTCGTGgccttcttgctttttcacattaGTGTTACATGTTAAATGATCTCACCCCTACTGTTTATATGTTCAGTGCACATGATTCAAGTGTGTGCTGCCTTTGTCTACATTGCCTGGACCATGATCTTGGCTCTGGCCTTTCTAGCTGTCTTTAACATGGGCACTCATGAGTCATCCTCCAAGAGGACCAGTGCATCTTCAAGCTCTGCTACTTCAGAGCCAATGACTTGCTGAGCTTTGTGTTCATGCTGGCCCTGCGTGCCATTTAGGGCAATTTTTTCTGTTGCCACTGCAGAATGAAGCTAGCGCACATGGTATTGGCCATCAGCCAAAACTAATTGTTCCAAAGCCCTGGGGTCACCAGCCTAGTTGCCATCACCTGCTGGATCTCTGACTTTGGCCAGGGGCCTCTGCTGCCCTGCTGGATATGCAGAATAGCACTTGACTGCTAGGCATGGTTGAGGTTAAGGGTGAGAAGCACTACGCCACGTGTTCTATACCATCATgtgtctcttcctgcctctgggccCTTCTCCTGTTGAACATTCATCAAGGTCTATACTGTGACCCGTCACGGTCAGGCCACTGAGACTTGTCTACATTGCTGTTGGCCCCAGTTGACCTCCGGGTCAGCGAGGACCTCAAGAACTGCCTGTGGACCCAGGCCCCCTGCCAGTGCATGAGACACACACCTACCCTCCCCGGCTTCCAGGAACCCTGCTGCCTGCCAGACTGATGGGCGGCTGTGTGGACATGTGCTCACTGTCATCGTTCCATGGCTCCAGGTGAGGGTGGGGACTGGACCCACATGCAACCTAGGTACCTTTGTCAATTCCACTTATCCCTTCCTAGCACAGGACCAGAGTGCTATagcagggttgctgggggagaggTATTTCTTACCTGTGGGCCTGTGTCTACTTCATTTTACACCTCTATACCTTACTTGCCCTTCCTtcactccctctcttccttctttcctcccttcctttcctgtccttttttcctccacttctcccttccttttttgttGCAATATTACCACagctcagaaagagaaaacaactgAGAAACCAGGGTTTTCTGCATACAGCTAGAGAGACAGGTGGGACTTGCTGTGTACACTCATGCACTGAGAAGACAGGGTAGAGGAAGCCAGTAGGCCAAGTTGGTCTGTGGTCAGACCTTGGCTCTGACTCCTGGGTTCACCATATAATTCTCATGTTGAaaattcttttcatggctgcacaTGTGTTAGAATTATAAGCCCTAAGGCAGCAGTGTTGTGGACTAGTGTTTACCCCtgttacaacttttttttttttgatacccCTTAAGACCCAGTTAGCGCatactgtttcctcctctgtggtAGCCTCTGCCCATCTGGCCCTCATTCCCCAGCTTTCTACTCTCAGCAGTCCTTTGCTCTCTTTACTTCTACCTTTAAATACCCTTAGGATAGGCTTCCATCTTGGGGCATGGGGACAGGGTGGGCAGAATCCATTCTGGATCTCCAGGTCTCATTTCCAGTGAGTATAAAAGCTGAGCTGGGCCCTCTTTCTCCTTTGCATCCCGAAGGGTGGAGGGGTAGGACTGAAACTACACATTCCCTCCTCCAATCTCCTTTTCCTTATGGGAGACCTTGTTCTGCGTTCTGCAAGGGCTGGGGAGGCCTTGACTCAAATTCATAGAGAGGGATTGCCAGGTGGGGGACTTGGAGCAAAAAATATAGGGCAGGAATGAGCCTGGTGTGGAAGGGCCTGGAGATGCAGGTAGAAATGGCTTGGGAAGCCTCAGGGAAAGTATACCTGTCTCTCAGTGAGGGCAAGGACAGGGAGGGACATTCCCCAGAGTGAGGAGGGGAGAATTAAGGGGTCATGGGCCAATACACTGCCTAGGTGAGGGTTTGCCCATGGTTTTGTCCAGTCATTAGCTCATCATTAGTGGATTTTGTAAATCACAGAAACAAATCCAAAGCAGAATAATGTTACTTTGGATGCTTTCTCTTTTGTTCCAGGTGTGGCCTTGCGTATGTGGAAGATTGATGCTATATGCTGCTTATTTTGccataagtaaaatcttaccaCTCCCCCCATTTTTGCCTAATGGGACAATGTAGCTGTATAggtctgcttttttctttctttcttttttttttttttttttaaactttttgctCTTTATTATGGACATTTTCAGACAAGCACAGAAATGGAGAGGATGGTACCTGGACCCTGTGTACCCGTCACCTGGCTACATCAATTATGATCAACCTGGtatcttcctctccccacctgaATTGTTGATGGAAAATCCGACACTGTGCCAATTCAACCTTGACTACTTTGGGAGATCAGGACTCTCTTTTGGTGGTGATAGTGGTGGGGGGCACTATCATGATCACATCAGGTCTGCTTTTTGCTCTGAATATTAACTAATGAAGTTCCAGAAATGGGCCTTAGAAGTGAAAGTCTTCAGGATAAATAGGAAGTCtcaaaaagagatgaaaagatgCTTCCGTTCCCCTGAATCCacgaaaggagagagagagagagagagagaaagactgttCTGTTGTAAATCTTTCAAAGACTGATAGAATAAGGTGCTTACCTGAGACCCTTCACCAGAATATCAGTCTTTTTTGCCTATGAAAGATGGAGGCGTGTGTGACTGTTAGAAATATCATCAGCTTGTCCTGGTTTCATAATATAACTGGTTTTGGAAGtataatttggaaaatgtttCTGTGTTCTGTGAAAATAACCTCCCAAAAGCAATCAGTTACTGGTTGTCTTGGTAATTTGACACCCTGGTAATAATGCAATTATTCCTTTGTTCCCAAACAGTATAAATAGTTGTAAGCTTGCATGcattatggaaaaataaaagcctgtatctctgttatattttttattttaaaaaaagaattggaaggtGGAGCTGAGGCTGCGTAGTTGAGGGGATGTATGTATACATTGGCCTCGAAGAGTGATTCCTAGGTCTCAGGCCCTGGTGTGACTAGCTACAGAACAGTGATTCTCATGCCCTTAGCAGAGACTCTGTGGTTCGTTCTGGGAGGAAGCCAGGTCGTTCTTGTTTTTAATGAGTTTTCCAGGTGATTTTAGTGGAAATCCAGTGTTactcaaattttgaattttgaattgtGTGAGAAATCCTGTGAAactatgaattcttttttttttttaaagattttatttatttatttgacagagagagagatcacaagtaggcagagaggcaggcagagagagagaggaggaagcaggctccctgcggagcagagaccccgatgcggggctcgatcccaggaccccgagatcatgacctgagccgaaggcagcagcttaatccactgagccacccaggcgccccgaaactatgaattctgattcagtagtcCAGGGTGGaacctgagagtctgcatttctaacaaaattTCAGGTGATGCCAGTGCTGGTGGTTTGCGAACTGTACTTCGAGTAGCAGAGCAAGTGACGTTCAAGTCCCATTCAGATGAGAGTAACAGTGCTCAGCCATGGTTGCATTTTAGAACATTTAGAACATTTTAGAACAGGAAACTTAAATATACAGCCGGAGTTCTGCACAAATGCCAACTAAATCAGAGTGTGGGAAGGGGTTGGTCCAGGTGTAGGTGTTTTAGAAACATCCCACGTGATTCTGTTGTCTAGCCAGTGTTGAGAACTAGGGTCTCTGATGCTGTTCATAGCGCATCTATAAGGTTAATTCTATTCATCAGGGGAAGCAGTCACAGACAACAAAAGGCCACGAAAAACTGCCCAGCAGAAAACAGTTGGAAAAAATTAGAAGTGTGTTGTTAAATG is from Meles meles chromosome 1, mMelMel3.1 paternal haplotype, whole genome shotgun sequence and encodes:
- the TSPYL5 gene encoding testis-specific Y-encoded-like protein 5; protein product: MSGRSRGRKSSRAKSRGKGRGKARVRAAPADAPRDPDPPQCQRLGEETQAAQVQAGAGWGGLETAAPAPSPQPGEDAACRLPLDCGLALRARAAGDRGQAATRSGPGKATSLSERLATDTVFVGTVGTVGRPKNGPRVGNRRGPAGKKAPETCSTAGRGPQAIAGGKLKKGATGENVSVPVVEEKKVEKDAGSGPLATDGSMDTLETVQLKLETMNAQADRAYLRLSRKFGQLRLHHLERRNLLIQNIPGFWGQAFQNHPQLSSFLNNQDKEVLSYLNSLEVEELGLARLGYKIKFYFGRNPYFQNKVLIKEYGCGPSGQVVSRSTPIQWLPGHDLQSLSQGNPDNSRSFFGWFSNHSSIESDKIVEIINEELWPNPLQYYLMSEGARVEKGKEGRQGPARQPVETPEPGTNKSN